The Piliocolobus tephrosceles isolate RC106 chromosome 4, ASM277652v3, whole genome shotgun sequence genome contains the following window.
NNNNNNNNNNNNNNNNNNNNNNNNNNNNNNNNNNNNNNNNNNNNNNNNNNNNNNNNNNNNNNNNNNNNNNNNNNNNNNNNNNNNNNNNNNNNNNNNNNNNNNNNNNNNNNNNNNNNNNNNNNNNNNNNNNNNNNNNNNNNNNNNNNNNNNNNNNNNNNNNNNNNNNNNNNNNNNNNNNNNNNNNNNNNNNNNNNNNNNNNNNNNNNNNNNNNNNNNNNNNNNNNNNNNNNNNNNNNNNNNNNNNNNNNNNNNNNNNNNNNNNNNNNNNNNNNNNNNNNNNNNNNNNNNNNNNNNNNNNNNNNNNNNNNNNNNNNNNNNNNNNNNNNNNNNNNNNNNNNNNNNNNNNNNNNNNNNNNNNNNNNNNNNNNNNNNNNNNNNNNNNNNNNNNNNNNNNNNNNNNNNNNNNNNNNNNNNNNNNNNNNNNNNNNNNNNNNNNNNNNNNNNNNNNNNNNNNNNNNNNNNNNNNNNNNNNNNNNNNNNNNNNNNNNNNNNNNNNNNNNNNNNNNNNNNNNNNNNNNNNNNNNNNNNNNNNNNNNNNNNNNNNNNNNNNNNNNNNNNNNNNNNNNNNNNNNNNNNNNNNNNNNNNNNNNNNNNNNNNNNNNNNNNNNNNNNNNNNNNNNNNNNNNNNNNNNNNNNNNNNNNNNNNNNNNNNNNNNNNNNNNNNNNNNNNNNNNNNNNNNNNNNNNNNNNNNNNNNNNNNNNNNNNNNNNNNNNNNNNNNNNNNNNNNNNNNNNNNNNNNNNNNNNNNNNNNNNNNNNNNNNNNNNNNNNNNNNNNNNNNNNNNNNNNNNNNNNNNNNNNNNNNNNNNNNNNNNNNNNNNNNNNNNNNNNNNNNNNNNNNNNNNNNNNNNNNNNNNNNNNNNNNNNNNNNNNNNNNNNNNNNNNNNNNNNNNNNNNNNNNNNNNNNNNNNNNNNNNNNNNNNNNNNNNNNNNNNNNNNNNNNNNNNNNNNNNNNNNNNNNNNNNNNNNNNNNNNNNNNNNNNNNNNNNNNNNNNNNNNNNNNNNNNNNNNNNNNNNNNNNNNNNNNNNNNNNNNNNNNNNNNNNNNNNNNNNNNNNNNNNNNNNNNNNNNNNNNNNNNNNNNNNNNNNNNNNNNNNNNNNNNNNNNNNNNNNNNNNNNNNNNNNNNNNNNNNNNNNNNNNNNNNNNNNNNNNNNNNNNNNNNNNNNNNNNNNNNNNNNNNNNNNNNNNNNNNNNNNNNNNNNNNNNNNNNNNNNNNNNNNNNNNNNNNNNNNNNNNNNNNNNNNNNNNNNNNNNNNNNNNNNNNNNNNNNNNNNNNNNNNNNNNNNNNNNNNNNNNNNNNNNNNNNNNNNNNNNNNNNNNNNNNNNNNNNNNNNNNNNNNNNNNNNNNNNNNNNNNNNNNNNNNNNNNNNNNNNNNNNNNNNNNNNNNNNNNNNNNNNNNNNNNNNNNNNNNNNNNNNNNNNNNNNNNNNNNNNNNNNNNNNNNNNNNNNNNNNNNNNNNNNNNNNNNNNNNNNNNNNNNNNNNNNNNNNNNNNNNNNNNNNNNNNNNNNNNNNNNNNNNNNNNNNNNNNNNNNNNNNNNNNNNNNNNNNNNNNNNNNNNNNNNNNNNNNNNNNNNNNNNNNNNNNNNNNNNNNNNNNNNNNNNNNNNNNNNNNNNNNNNNNNNNNNNNNNNNNNNNNNNNNNNNNNNNNNNNNNNNNNNNNNNNNNNNNNNNNNNNNNNNNNNNNNNNNNNNNNNNNNNNNNNNNNNNNNNNNNNNNNNNNNNNNNNNNNNNNNNNNNNNNNNNNNNNNNNNNNNNNNNNNNNNNNNNNNNNNNNNNNNNNNNNNNNNNNNNNNNNNNNNNNNNNNNNNNNNNNNNNNNNNNNNNNNNNNNNNNNNNNNNNNNNNNNNNNNNNNNNNNNNNNNNNNNNNNNNNNNNNNNNNNNNNNNNNNNNNNNNNNNNNNNNNNNNNNNNNNNNNNNNNNNNNNNNNNNNNNNNNNNNNNNNNNNNNNNNNNNNNNNNNNNNNNNNNNNNNNNNNNNNNNNNNNNNNNNNNNNNNNNNNNNNNNNNNNNNNNNNNNNNNNNNNNNNNNNNNNNNNNNNNNNNNNNNNNNNNNNNNNNNNNNNNNNNNNNNNNNNNNNNNNNNNNNNNNNNNNNNNNNNNNNNNNNNNNNNNNNNNNNNNNNNNNNNNNNNNNNNNNNNNNNNNNNNNNNNNNNNNNNNNNNNNNNNNNNNNNNNNNNNNNNNNNNNNNNNNNNNNNNNNNNNNNNNNNNNNNNNNNNNNNNNNNNNNNNNNNNNNNNNNNNNNNNNNNNNNNNNNNNNNNNNNNNNNNNNNNNNNNNNNNNNNNNNNNNNNNNNNNNNNNNNNNNNNNNNNNNNNNNNNNNNNNNNNNNNNNNNNNNNNNNNNNNNNNNNNNNNNNNNNNNNNNNNNNNNNNNNNNNNNNNNNNNNNNNNNNNNNNNNNNNNNNNNNNNNNNNNNNNNNNNNNNNNNNNNNNNNNNNNNNNNNNNNNNNNNNNNNNNNNNNNNNNNNNNNNNNNNNNNNNNNNNNNNNNNNNNNNNNNNNNNNNNNNNNNNNNNNNNNNNNNNNNNNNNNNNNNNNNNNNNNNNNNNNNNNNNNNNNNNNNNNNNNNNNNNNNNNNNNNNNNNNNNNNNNNNNNNNNNNNNNNNNNNNNNNNNNNNNNNNNNNNNNNNNNNNNNNNNNNNNNNNNNNNNNNNNNNNNNNNNNNNNNNNNNNNNNNNNNNNNNNNNNNNNNNNNNNNNNNNNNNNNNNNNNNNNNNNNNNNNNNNNNNNNNNNNNNNNNNNNNNNNNNNNNNNNNNNNNNNNNNNNNNNNNNNNNNNNNNNNNNNNNNNNNNNNNNNNNNNNNNNNNNNNNNNNNNNNNNNNNNNNNNNNNNNNNNNNNNNNNNNNNNNNNNNNNNNNNNNNNNNNNNNNNNNNNNNNNNNNNNNNNNNNNNNNNNNNNNNNNNNNNNNNNNNNNNNNNNNNNNNNNNNNNNNNNNNNNNNNNNNNNNNNNNNNNNNNNNNNNNNNNNNNNNNNNNNNNNNNNNNNNNNNNNNNNNNNNNNNNNNNNNNNNNNNNNNNNNNNNNNNNNNNNNNNNNNNNNNNNNNNNNNNNNNNNNNNNNNNNNNNNNNNNNNNNNNNNNNNNNNNNNNNNNNNNNNNNNNNNNNNNNNNNNNNNNNNNNNNNNNNNNNNNNNNNNNNNNNNNNNNNNNNNNNNNNNNNNNNNNNNNNNNNNNNNNNNNNNNNNNNNNNNNNNNNNNNNNNNNNNNNNNNNNNNNNNNNNNNNNNNNNNNNNNNNNNNNNNNNNNNNNNNNNNNNNNNNNNNNNNNNNNNNNNNNNNNNNNNNNNNNNNNNNNNNNNNNNNNNNNNNNNNNNNNNNNNNNNNNNNNNNNNNNNNNNNNNNNNNNNNNNNNNNNNNNNNNNNNNNNNNNNNNNNNNNNNNNNNNNNNNNNNNNNNNNNNNNNNNNNNNNNNNNNNNNNNNNNNNNNNNNNNNNNNNNNNNNNNNNNNNNNNNNNNNNNNNNNNNNNNNNNNNNNNNNNNNNNNNNNNNNNNNNNNNNNNNNNNNNNNNNNNNNNNNNNNNNNNNNNNNNNNNNNNNNNNNNNNNNNNNNNNNNNNNNNNNNNNNNNNNNNNNNNNNNNNNNNNNNNNNNNNNNNNNNNNNNNNNNNNNNNNNNNNNNNNNNNNNNNNNNNNNNNNNNNNNNNNNNNNNNNNNNNNNNNNNNNNNNNNNNNNNNNNNNNNNNNNNNNNNNNNNNNNNNNNNNNNNNNNNNNNNNNNNNNNNNNNNNNNNNNNNNNNNNNNNNNNNNNNNNNNNNNNNNNNNNNNNNNNNNNNNNNNNNNNNNNNNNNNNNNNNNNNNNNNNNNNNNNNNNNNNNNNNNNNNNNNNNNNNNNNNNNNNNNNNNNNNNNNNNNNNNNNNNNNNNNNNNNNNNNNNNNNNNNNNNNNNNNNNNNNNNNNNNNNNNNNNNNNNNNNNNNNNNNNNNNNNNNNNNNNNNNNNNNNNNNNNNNNNNNNNNNNNNNNNNNNNNNNNNNNNNNNNNNNNNNNNNNNNNNNNNNNNNNNNNNNNNNNNNNNNNNNNNNNNNNNNNNNNNNNNNNNNNNNNNNNNNNNNNNNNNNNNNNNNNNNNNNNNNNNNNNNNNNNNNNNNNNNNNNNNNNNNNNNNNNNNNNNNNNNNNNNNNNNNNNNNNNNNNNNNNNNNNNNNNNNNNNNNNNNNNNNNNNNNNNNNNNNNNNNNNNNNNNNNNNNNNNNNNNNNNNNNNNNNNNNNNNNNNNNNNNNNNNNNNNNNNNNNNNNNNNNNNNNNNNNNNNNNNNNNNNNNNNNNNNNNNNNNNNNNNNNNNNNNNNNNNNNNNNNNNNNNNNNNNNNNNNNNNNNNNNNNNNNNNNNNNNNNNNNNNNNNNNNNNNNNNNNNNNNNNNNNNNNNNNNNNNNNNNNNNNNNNNNNNNNNNNNNNNNNNNNNNNNNNNNNNNNNNNNNNNNNNNNNNNNNNNNNNNNNNNNNNNNNNNNNNNNNNNNNNNNNNNNNNNNNNNNNNNNNNNNNNNNNNNNNNNNNNNNNNNNNNNNNNNNNNNNNNNNNNNNNNNNNNNNNNNNNNNNNNNNNNNNNNNNNNNNNNNNNNNNNNNNNNNNNNNNNNNNNNNNNNNNNNNNNNNNNNNNNNNNNNNNNNNNNNNNNNNNNNNNNNNNNNNNNNNNNNNNNNNNNNNNNNNNNNNNNNNNNNNNNNNNNNNNNNNNNNNNNNNNNNNNNNNNNNNNNNNNNNNNNNNNNNNNNNNNNNNNNNNNNNNNNNNNNNNNNNNNNNNNNNNNNNNNNNNNNNNNNNNNNNNNNNNNNNNNNNNNNNNNNNNNNNNNNNNNNNNNNNNNNNNNNNNNNNNNNNNNNNNNNNNNNNNNNNNNNNNNNNNNNNNgtattaggagaaatacctaatgtaggtgatgggttggtgggtgcagcaaaccaccatggcacatgtatagctatgtaacaaaactgcacgttccacacatgtaccccagaatttaaagtataataaaaaaaagtgctgtacaaaacaaaaaagaataagtgATAGAGACCACATGAGGCCCcagaatctaaaatatttatttcctagctctttatagaaaatgttttccagccccagttttacaccattctctttACTATAAATAGAActtgttttttagttttgttttgtttctttcttttttctttttctttttggatacagagtcttgttcagtcgcccaggctagagtgcagtggcgccctctcggctcactgtaacctccgcctcctgggttcaggagattctcctgtctcagcctcctgagtagctgggattacaggcacccaccgctatacctggctaatttttgtatttttattagagacagggtttcaccatgttggccaggctggtctcaaactcacgacctcaagtgatctgcccgcctcggcctctcaaagtgttgggattacaggcgttagccaccacgccttgccagaacttgtttttttctaattctgcatctgtctttcctatttatttatcttcCCTATTAACCTAATCTGCAAATACACAGTGAGTATAGGGAgtagaaaggaggagaaaatgcTATGAACACATACACATTAATGGTTGTCCCTGTCATACTACGATTCCAGCAGTAATATAAAAAGTCAGGTGGATCTTTCATTATCAGCCATAGTAATTATATGCATTGTTAAACTTCTGATATCatccctgatttctttctttttcttctctttactgttccttcttcctcctcttctttctttatttgccAACAGATCTACTGAAAATGAGTTTCTTACCTGTTCCCTTAAAGGATATAGACATCATTCTTtctacctttgtttttctttctcacccTTTGTTTTTTCCCTCCCCCCTTATTCCTTCcctgtcttctttctctcctcctccacctccctctctttttccttccatctcttctttactttcttatttttttttcttttctttaaacaagTATCTATTGAGTACCTATGGAGCATTGTGCATTGTGAATCCAAAGACCAGTAAGATGCAGCGTTTGCCATGGAAACATTTGGTtggaattaaatgaaatacacTATAGAGTGGTGTGTCCATGACAaaatgaaatcaaggtgttgtGAATCTGcctgggggtgggtggagggtgtAGCTGAAGTAGAGTATCTGAGGGAGCCAGGAGGCAGTAGCAGGATCCAGATGATAAAGGGCCTCAGATTCTGAAGGAACTTCTACTTTTTTCTAAGGACCATGAGAGTCTACTCAAGAATTTCAAGCAGGGGAATAAACTATCCTGATTGATCTTTAATAAGGAGCACTGGGCTGCAATGAGGAGAAATGCCACACTGGAAGTAGAGAGACCAGTAAGGGCACTATCATAGCAACTGTGTGAGAAGAGATGAGGGTATTCACTAAGGCAGCAATGATAGctcagatgcaataaaaatgaccGCTAATATatcaagcacagtggctcaagcctgtaatcccaatactttgggaggctgaggtaggaggatcccttgaggccaggaggttgaggctacagtgaggtatggttgtgccactgcactccagtgtgggcaacagagcaaaactctatctgtaaaaataaaatgaccattaataataatagtaaaagcCAACACTTGCTAAGTAGCCACTGTGTGCTAGCCTTTTGCTAAgtattatatatcattatatttttGGATCCTTGCAACAATCCCTTGAGCTAGAAACTATTATagtccctattttacaaatgtatgtactgaggctcaaagagattgaatcagttattaaccatcacaacctAAGATTAACCGCCACAGGCTAGGATTTTGCCTCCTCGTCTATCTTCAGTGACATGATTCTCTAGCAGAAAACTTATGACTGGCCATTGGATTTTGCTTCCTAGTGCTTCCAGTTGTGAGGTGGACCAGAACACTGAGAGATCTTCTGAGGGTACCTACCATGTTATATTCATCTCTATCCTTTCCAAGGCATTTGTCATCTAATAAAGGTTTGTTCTTGgccatattcattcatttatctgtgTTTTGTTTGAATGCCATTTCCCTTTCCTATATCACCTATGTACATCTACCTTTGTTTCAAGGCCTGTGTGTCTCATCACCTCCGTGAAACCCTCCAATTTTCGTTTGTGAGCCACTTGAAATGCACTCAGCATGCCTCCACACCCAGGTCTAGGACTTGACTGACACTTCACTCTGAGCCTGCCTTTTACCACTAGGCTTGCTCCCCGACGCTCCAGCTTTGGCCTGCCTAACTGATCAGCAACCTGGGCTCCTTATACCTTTTCCAAATTAAACCATGGAAACATTTCTGTCTGATCTCTTGGAATTTTCAACctggttttcaaattttgtttcctTAGCATAGACTTTGACCCTGCATTGTTATGTTCCTGGTGTCCTTTGGTTTTAGGAACTGTGCTTTTAGAAGACACTGCCTCCACACCCTATCCTGGGTCACCTCCCAGCCAGGGGATCCTGCCCAAGGAAGCTCTAACACCTTCCTGGGCAACCCCAgccctctgatttttttctctcccataAGCTTAGGCAATTTACTGCAaaataagtactttaaaaaatctatctaagtttaatattttatatattatgacaCTCATAGCTATATTCTAGCGGTTTTGTCAACTAAATAACAAATTTTTAGAAGATGAGGCCATATCATAGTGTTTTTAGCTTCCCTATAGTGCTTAATAGTGTTAAGAAAAGTATTTAACAGATACTAGAAAATTGTTTACAGGATCCCTTCTGAGATATTCTAAGGTATAATCTATATTAtactgaatattattttttacataactTGGGCCCAATGGAGTAGAATGCCTCTGCTTTAGACCATTATGATGTCATAAGAGGTAATATACCAGGAATCACCTTGTCTAATCCTCACAATCACTGTAAAGTGCATACCTATTTTGCATACCTTTTTTCCTTATATACTTTTCCTATTGCCTCTGTAAGATAACTAGGTAAATTAGAtaacttcatctgtaaaacttaCTTTCCAAGAGTCACATTGTACTAATAAGATGTGGCCGCTGGGATTTAAAACCAGATTTATCTGCTCCATGTCTGATGCTCTTAACTACCTCAGCTCCTACACCTCACCGTATGGCAGATGGAACCCTTGATAACATGTCTTTAGATATAGAATCAAAAAGTGTTAGGTGTCATTCTATAGGACGTTAACAATTTCTAGTTAAAGATCCCCCCCATaacccaaaaataaagaaagttagGGGGCAAGAAACACAgtcacttgcctaaggtcacaaaaTGAGTTGTCAGAACCCTAGGACCAAGGATTGGCTCTCCTCTCATGCATTCTGCATTAGAAAACTGCTTTTCTTCCCAGATTCTCAGAGTTctgcttgctctgtcactaggtcCATAGACTGGTGATATTGACAACTTCAGCGTCGATTTTAGGATGCCTTCCCAACCTATCGGATGGTATCCAAAGAGAATCCCACATGGCACTGAAGGAGCAGACCTGAGGTGTGAAGCAGAGAGCCGGAGCCCCTCACCACTCCTGCCAAAATTCCTTGTACAGCATATATTTACCTGTTCACTCTACACCCAAGAGCAatgaaatcaataataaaatgccTTGGTCAGGGATTTAGAAGAACTCTTCTATCTGGGATATAGATAAGGAGTCTTTTGAATTTAAAGCATCTgaagaaccaaagacaaaaagggGGTGGGAGATGGCAGAGTAGATTTTAGAAATATATCTCAGAGAATTTTGAGCCAAAATAGATATAATTCAAGTGCAGCAATATTCCTCCATGATCTCCAggtgttttatatgtatatgtatatttgtgagtgtatgtgtgtcatCTGTTGCCCAGAtttttgtaaaatgcaaataaatattcaatgaTCCTGTCAGTTTAGGATTTTAGATACAATATTTCTACATAATCCCAAGGTAATTATCATTTTGAGTGAATACCTCATACCTCATTGTCTTTATCCTTGGAAGACATAGCACATAACAGGGGTAAGGGAGCAATGgaggaaaatgaattttttttctcttcttttctttgccaCGATCAGTCACTCAGCCAGTGTTTATGACTGTGTGTAAAGCTCTGTGCGGAGGGCAGCCGGGGACACGCAAATGAGAAAGCCCCATTTGCAAGAAGCTGCCTTCCCTGCTCTCTCTTGCATTTGcctctgcttttctttccctATTGCCTTTGTAGGGTAACTCAGTAAAGAAAACAGCATTGggttcaaaataaattttttagcaTTTAATTACAAAGAGTAAACATAACATTGGATATTTTTCATCGTAGACAGcaatataaataaacttttttttaaagagatttcttCTGAGCCAATATGTGATTAATGGCCCAGGACAGCCCCAGAAGATCCTGACAACAAGTGCCCAAGGGGGTAGGgacaacttggttttatacattttagggaagcACGAGATATCAATCAGTACATGTAAGGTATACATGGGTTCAGTCGGAAGAGGAGGGGCAACTTCAAAGTGGGAGTTGGGCTTCCGGGTCatgtggattcaaagattttctgattggcaattggctcaaagagtttatctaaagacctggaaccaaTAGGAGGAACTGTCTCTGGGGACCAAGGTTCTTaggcagatgaagcctccaggtatcAGGCTTCAGAAAGAACACACTTAATGTTTCTTATCAGAATTAGTTAATTCTCTTAGtagaaaagacctggaaagggaaggagattctttacagaatgtagattttcctcacaagagacagctttgcagaaCCGTTTCAAAATATGTCGAAGAAATCTGTTTGATAGTAAAatacttcagtttctttcagAGCCTGCTGTATCTTACTGCGAGAGTCAGTTGTCAGTCTTCAGGTCTCTGTGTCGATGTTACTGCTGCTCAGCTGTGCCTGAAACCTGAAGGGAGGAGGGATGATGAGGCCTCCCAGACTCCCACTTcctatcatggcctgaactagtttttcaggttaactttggaatgcccttggctgagaggagTGGTCCCTTTAGATGGCTGGGGagatcagaattttatttttggtttccaaGAGACAGCACTTGGGGTATccccagcaggaaggagaaggaggctgTCTGGAGGAAGGAGCACCAACCACACACAAAGGACTGACAGTGGGCAGTCAGGGTTGGGGAAGAAGgtgaagaagcagagaaaagggagaagggtCATAGCTGGTGGGCACCCAGCCCAGCCTGAGCGACATCCAGCCCTACTCACTCACTCCTGCGGGGCCCAGGGTTCCGCCTGGCTTATGTGAGGAAGAAGTGCTCACCCCTCTAGGTGGATGAGGCCAAAGTCAAATTGAAGGCTAGGACAGTCGTGCAACTCCTTCTCCCGGACAGTGTggcccagagcaggtgctggaCACAGAACCAGTCATAGCAGAGGCTCCACTGCCAGCAGAAACGATGGTCGCTGTCCAGTGCTGCCCTTGCTGCTTGTAATGTCCTCAGAGGAGCCGCCAGTGCTCAGTGTGGCatccaggccccaccttcagcccccagccccagatCTGCCCTGGGAGCCCAGCCAGGGCTGTGGCTGGGCAGGTCCCCTGGAGGGAGCTCACAGCCAAGAGCAGAACTCCTGCTGCTTGTCTTCCCACAGAGCTGCTGTAAGAAGCCATCAAAGGCTCAGACAAGGTAAGAGATGTATAGTGAGGGGGCAGAATCCAGACATCTCAAACTACATGACTCCAGGGCCAGGAGACTTTCTACCTTCTTGACACAGCACCCTCCTTGGCCCTGCTCTGCACCCCTGAGGGTCGCCTGTGTGGACAGCGTCAAGGGCtgaaggggagaaaaagaggTCAGGGATGGGACTTCCTCCCATCCCCTGCCAGCCTGTAGGGTCAATGAGGCTGGCTTTTTCTCCACCGAAGGCCACTGCTTCTCTCAAGGTGGTCCTGTCTACACTACTCTTTCTGGGTTCCAGGGACCATTCCCAGCCTTTTCCATGCAGGCTAGGGATCTGCTACTACCTTGGGGTACCTGTGTTACCCTCAGAGTTCCCTACAGCCTACTCCCACCTTTATTAATCGTCCCTTTATTAAACCCTCCTCAGATGCCCTGGCTTGCAAGAAGTGGCCTCACCTCTGCACAAGCAGGCCTGGTTCTGGGTTTGGAAGCGTGGGCAGACCCGTGTGTCCCACACAGCCCGCTTCTACCTCAGGTCCCAGCAAGACATGAGGCCACTCTCTGCTCATCTTGTCTGCTCCAGCCTACTGGCCAGCCTTCCAGGATTCCAAGTCCAAGTGCCTCAGGCCAGAGCCTCATTCCCCCAGGGCACTCCTCCTTTGTGACTTCACTGACTGAAGTCACCTGGGAGACAGTGCCAAATGTTCCACTCCAGAGTCTTGGCCTCTAGGAGGCAGGAACAGCAGGCCTGGCCAGCCCAAAGGACTCTGTCCAGGATGTAAATGAGCACACTGCTGGCCCATGCGCCTCAGGGCTGTAGAGGGCAGCCTCAGAGGCACTGGGCACTCCTGGGACCATGGATGATGCCGCTGTCCTCAAGCGACGAGGCTACCTCCTGGGGAGAAATTTGGGAGAGGGCTCCTATGCAAAAGTAAAATCTGCTTACTCTGAGCGCCTGAAGTTCAATGTGGCGATCAAGATCATCGACCGCAAGAAAGCCCCCACAGACTTCTTGGAGAAATTCCTTCCCCGGGAAATTGAGATTCTGGCCATGGTAAACCACTGCTCCATCATCAAGACCTACGAGATCTTCGAGACATCACATGGCAAGGTCTACATCGTCATGGAGCTTGCGGTCCAGGGCGACCTCCTTGAGTTAATCAAAACCCGGGGAGCCCTGCATGAGGACGAAGCTCGCAAGAAGTTCCACCAGCTTTCCTTGGCCATCAAGTACTGTCACGACCTGGATGTCGTCCACCGGGACCTCAAGTGTGACAACCTTCTCCTCGACAAGGACTTCAACATCAAGCTGTCTGACTTCAGCTTCTCCAAGCGCTGCCTGCGGGATGACAGTGGTCGAATGGCATTAAGCAAGACCTTCTGCGGGTCACCAGCGTATGCGGCCCCAGAAGTGCTGCAGGGCATTCCCTACCAGCCCAAGGTGTATGACATCTGGAGCCTAGGCGTGATCCTCTATATCATGGTCTGCGGCTCCATGCCCTACGACGATTCCAACATCAAGAAGATGCTGCGTATCCAGAAGGAGCACCGCCTCAACTTTCCACGATCGAAGCACCTGACAGGCGAGTGCAAGGACCTCATCTACCGCATGCTGCAGCCCGACGTCAACAGGCGGCTCCGTATCGACGAGATCCTCAGCCACTGCTGGATGCAGCCCAAGGCATGGGGATCTCCCTCTGTGGCCATCAGCAAGGAGGGGGAGAGTTCCCGGGGAATTGAACCCTTGTGGACCCCCGAACCCGTCTCTGACAAGAAGTCTGCCACCAagctggagcctgaggcagaggcaCAGCCGCAGGCACAGCCTGAGACAAAACCCGAGGGGGCAGAAACGCAAATGTCCAGGCAGTCGGAGATCCTGGGTATCCCCGGCGAGCCGTCGACCGGGGAGACAGAGGAAGGGCCCCCCCAACAGCCTCCAGAGACACTACTCTGAAGAGTGGGCCTAGTGAGCTTCTTGCGGCCCAGGGAGTAACATGGAGCTCAAGGCTTCAAGCCCGAGCTCTGAAGAAGTCAAGGGTGGAGCCAGAGAAGGAAGGCAGTCCCAGATGGGCCGCCGTTTTCGTCCGTTTCCTCTCTCCCCCCTTGAACTTGGTAACCCACGTGGTTCTCGCGTGGCCCCGAGGTGGATGAGGCCAAAGTCAAATGCAAGGCTGAGACAGCCGTGCGACTCCTGCTTCCCCAGAGCGTGACCCGGAGCAGGTGCTGGACGCAGAGCCTGTCTCCGCAGAGGGGCCCCACTGGCCGCAGCGGCTGTGACAGCACGAGCGGGAAGAGCAGCAGGAAGGCCGCTGTCTGCCTTGCGCCCATTTATCCTCCTTTCATCCTCCCCGGGCGGCTGCGTGACCCTGCTGGGAGGCCAGACCGGGCCGGACTGAGGGTCAGGGGACCGGACTGGGTGGGGGTCGGGCGGGGCTGGACAGGGACGAGGGGCGGAGAGGCGGCGGGAAAGAGCTTCGGCTGGGCCGCGGGCTCGCGGGCACTCTCGGGGGCAGCCTCCAGGCCTCCGACTGCAGCTCTGGGCAAGATCCATAAACTTAAAGAAGCCTCAAAACATCCTTGTAAAGCATTAAGCTTTAAAGTGTTGGAAATCTCGTGCCCCATATGTGCTT
Protein-coding sequences here:
- the TSSK1B gene encoding testis-specific serine/threonine-protein kinase 1 encodes the protein MDDAAVLKRRGYLLGRNLGEGSYAKVKSAYSERLKFNVAIKIIDRKKAPTDFLEKFLPREIEILAMVNHCSIIKTYEIFETSHGKVYIVMELAVQGDLLELIKTRGALHEDEARKKFHQLSLAIKYCHDLDVVHRDLKCDNLLLDKDFNIKLSDFSFSKRCLRDDSGRMALSKTFCGSPAYAAPEVLQGIPYQPKVYDIWSLGVILYIMVCGSMPYDDSNIKKMLRIQKEHRLNFPRSKHLTGECKDLIYRMLQPDVNRRLRIDEILSHCWMQPKAWGSPSVAISKEGESSRGIEPLWTPEPVSDKKSATKLEPEAEAQPQAQPETKPEGAETQMSRQSEILGIPGEPSTGETEEGPPQQPPETLL